In Alosa sapidissima isolate fAloSap1 chromosome 5, fAloSap1.pri, whole genome shotgun sequence, the genomic stretch TCGGAGGAAAGTGGAGTTTTTGACATATATTGTTTCTTTCTGTCATTGTGTGGTTTTCAAATGAAGCAGAACAGCCCTGTCCCAGCGTTTCTCAGCAAACTGTGGACACTCCTCGAGGAACAGTCAACGAATGACTTAATCCGCTGGAGTCAAGTGAGTAGACCTAGGAGAGAGTCCGTTAGACAGTAGAAGTCCAGGTTTAGACAAACAGCTCTTTCTCTGGGTGTTAGAAGAAGCACATGCTTCTGTGTTTGAAAACGTGAGGGGAAATTAAGTCATGTCATGAACGGCTAGAGATGCGGGAAGCTATCTATAACCCACTGACCGGAGCATCAGGTTACGCATGAGTTTTCTGAAGAGTTCACTTGGCTCAACCATATATCAGCTCCATTTAGTTGGAGAATTAGAATTTACAAGGCTGCTGACACAGCTATAAACGCATCAACATGTTAGATTGGCCAATCGGTTCTTCAGAATGTCATAGTAGAACCTTTTGTAGTGCTTCAAAAAACCCTCAAGGCAATAGTTCTTTGAAGAAACAGTAAACGtactttaaaggaaccgtatgtaagaaatgtatttcaattaatcataaaatggccctgatatgtcactatacattaagaaatcatgttcattttatataaaaactataaaaagtgaagttgcagccctcaactgtttgatgttgtcatgttgtgttttggcctgatgcaccctccacctatctactaatcacaaagtccgtagtgtttcggcatctgggttgccagctctgccagtcaggggggagggggaccactctacagtaatttgaaagtgattgtagtaccagttttgaccacaatcttacatacagttCCTTTAATTTAAGACAAGGTATGAAAATAGACTTTCTAGAACATTTCACTTCATATAGGCTAAAGGTTCAACAAAAAGGTATTGTTCTTTATAAAACCATATAGTGATGAAAAGTAGCATTATAAAGCACCTTTAATTTTTAGAGTGCAGCACAAGAAGCTAATGGACTAGAAAATGGACTTTGTTCTAGTCCTCCCTTAAATAAATCACCACCTGCTATTCTCATCTAATATTAACGTTTGCAAGTTAATATTGAGACTTGTCTTTGTCTCCCAAAGTGTTAATATGAAGAGCACTCTGAATGAACAGCCTCTGgccaacacacatgtgcatctctctctctctctctctctctctctctctctctctctctctctctctctctctcacacacacacacacacacacacacacacactcattcacgtTTAAATGGTCTGCTATTGGAGGACTCCTGTCCTATGGCATGTTGAGTTATATTTAGAACCCGCCCATAATCCGGTTAATGTGATTCCAAGGCTAGCCACatgatgcaggtgtgtgtgtgtgttacatgacTGTGTGTTTGACCCGAGCCCTTGTCTTGTTGCACAGGATGGCTGTAGTTTCCTGGTGCTGGATGAGCCGCGCTTCAGTAAGGAGGTTCTGCCTCTCTACTTCAAGCACAGCAACATGACCAGCTTTGTGAGACAACTCAACATGTGTACGTCCAACCttacactatgtgtgtgtgtgtgtgtgtgtgtgtgtgtgtgtgtgtgtgtgttgctgaaaaTTCCACCCTTTGTTGCATAGATTTCCCGGATATATAACAGCCATAGGTACAAATGAACCTGAACCTGATTGTGATCCTGAACCTTATAGCCTATACACAACCTATAATGATTACTTATAGCCTAGACAACCTATAGTGATTACTTATAGCCTAGACAACCTATAGTAATTACTTATAGCCTAGACAACCTGTAGTGATTACTTATAGCCTAGATAACCTATAGACGACCTATAGTAATTACTTATAGCCGACAACCTATAGTGATTACTTATAGCCTATAGACAACTTATAGACAACCTATAGTGATTACTTATAGCCTATACACAACCTATAATGATTACTTATAGCCTATACACAACCTATAGTGATTACTTATAGCCTATACACAACCTATAGTGATTACTTATAGCCTAGACAACCTATAGTGATTACTTATAGCCTAGACAACCTGTAGTGATTACTTATAGCCTAGATAACCTATAGTGATTACTTATAGCCTTGACAACCTATAGTAATTACTTATAGCCTAGACAACCTGTAGTGATTACTTATAGCCTAGATAACCTATAGTGATTACTTATAGCCTTGACAACCTATAGTAATTACTTATAGCCTAGACAACCTGTAGTGATTACTTATAGCCTAGATAACCTATAGACGACCTATAGTGATTACTTATAGCCGACAACCTATAGTGATTACTTATAGCCTATAGACAACTTATAGACAACCTATAGTGATTACTTATAGCCTATAGACAATTTACAGACAACCTATAGTGATTACTTATAGCCTAGACAACCTATCGTGATTACTTATAGCCTATAGACAACTTACAGACAACCTATCGTGATTACTTATAGCCTAtagacaacatatggtgattaCTTATAGCCTAGACAACCTATAGTGATTACTTATAGCCGACAACCTATAGTGATTACTTATAGCCTATAGACAACTTACAGACAACCTATCGTGATTACTTATAGCCTAtagacaacatatggtgattaCTTATAGCCTAGACAACCTATAGTGATTACTTATAGCCGACAACCTATAGTGATTACTTATAGCCTATAGACAACTTACAGACAACCTATCGTGATTACTTATAGCCTATAGACAACCTATAGTGATTACTTATAGCCAACAACCTATAGTGATTACTTAAAGCCTATAGACAACTTATAGACAACCTATAGTAATTACTTATAGCCTAGACAACCTATCGTGATTACTTATAGCCTAtagacaacatatggtgattaCTTATAGCCTAGACAACCTATAGTGATTACTTATAGCCTAGACAACCTATCGTGATTACTTATAGCCTAtagacaacatatggtgattaCTTATAGCCTAGACAACCTATAGTGACTACTTATAGCCTATAGACAACTTATAGACAACCTATAGTGATTACTTATAGCCTAGAAAACACATAGTGATTACATATAGCCTAGAGAACCTATAACCATAACTTATAGCCTATAACCAACCTATAGTGCTTACTTATATCTTATAGACAACCTGTAGTGATTACTTATAGCCTATAACTAACATATAGTGCTTACTTATATCCTATAGACAACCTGTAGTGATTACTTATAGCATATAGACAACCTATACTGCTTACTTATAGCCTATATACAACCTATAGTGATTACTTATAGCCTATAGCCAACCTATAGTGCTTACTTATAGCCTATAGACAACCTATAGCTAAACATGTTGGTGATGCACAAACATGGATCCATTGAAAGTAGCTAGACAGACTCCAAAGcacttacatttacatttatttagctACTttatacattacatttatttagctactttttacatttacatttatttagatACTTTAGCTGATACTTTCTTATCAAACCACCACAAGGGGGCGTAAGTGCAGAACACCCAGGGGAGATAGTAGTAGAAGGAAGTGCTGGGGGGGTTGCTCATGTTGGGTTTGTTAGATGTGTCAGGAGAAGAGGCTCAATGCACAGGTGACatgaacacctacacacacaagacaaagtTTTTGGCAAACACTTCAGTGAATGGTGGTAAAAATGTCTATAGATAACATGTGTAACTGCCTTTGGTAATGTATGTCCTCtttcataaacatatttaaaggtgtttgtgtgtgtgtgtttgtgtgtgtgtgtgtctgtctgtctgtgtgtgtgtgtgtgtgtgtgtgtgtgtgtgtgtgtttgtgtgtgtgtgtgtgtttgtgtgtgtgtgtgtttacagatgGCTTCCATAAAGTGGTGCACGTAGACTCGGGTTTGCCCAGAGACACAGAACACACGCAGAGTGTGGAGTTTCAGCACCCATATTTCCAGCGCTCTCAGGAGCACCTTCTTGGCCTCATACACAGGAAGgtaggaggacacacacacacacacacacacacacacacacacacgtacacgcgtacactcactcacacacacacgcacacacacatgcactcattcaTCCGCAACACATAGTTCTTCTGTATAGAGCTTAAACACACAACTTCTGTATtttttgtttgcatttgtgtgcgtgggtatgtgtatatgcataaatgtgtgtgtgtgtggatgtggatgtgtatttctgtgtgtgtgtgtgtgtgtgtgtgtgtaggtatcaGTGAGCCGTGTGACTGAGGACTCAGGACAGATGTCTCAGGTGCTGGTGGAGGTGTCTCAGGTTCAGAGGTGGTGCGACTCCTCTCATCTTAAACTCGTGTCGCTCTGCAGGTGAGTCTTCGTCCTCACCACTAGAGGGCTCCCTTCCTCACTGAGTAACACTACCATGCGCTGCTGTACAGATCTATTTGTGTGGTTGGTGTAGTGCTCATAAGTGTGTAGTAtgtatgtagtatgtatgtGATATTTGTGTATAATACTTATGCAcacatttttgtaccttaatattaatacattgtgtgtgtgtgtgtttctgtatgtgcttatgtgtgttttCAGGAATAATGCGAGTCTTGGGGAAGAGGTGGATTTACTCCAACAAAAATACCAGCATCAGCACCAGATCATCAGGAAGGTAGAGAGAAtgctacctcacacacacacacacacacacacgcatgcacacatattttttattttttttatatactcttttgatcccactgcacacagtgaacacacagtgaggtgaagcacacactaatcccggcgcagtgagctgcctgcaacaacagcggcgctcggggagcagtgagggtttaggtgccttgctcaagggcacttcagccatggcctaccggtcggggttcgatcctccggttacaagtccgaagcgctaaccagtagtccGCGGCTGCCActaaatatatacacactcacacacacacacacacacacttacacagacagccacacacatacacacacacacacacacatacacaaacacacacacacacacacacacacacacacacacacacacacacacacatacacacacacacacaaacacacacacatacacacacacttctcactcCTTCTTGCTTCTTCCTCAGATCATTCACTTCATCACCAATACGGTGCAGTCCAGCAGAATCAAAGGCACAAAGAGAAAGTTGTGAGTAAatatttatgagtgtgtgtgtgttagggttaggCGATGTCCCCTTAATTGGCATTTGACgatgtgtacagtaaaacattgtgatggACGATGACATCATGTGGGTAAACACTAGCCTAATTAATTACCATGTGTCCgtacagaaataaatgtatacatttctacataaaaaatataaaatattatgtaggctatatatggcctgatgaaagtggacagctaagagacatactgactaggctaccgaagttgtgtggaagatcTGCTCCAAGAAAATCCTCGTCAAAGACGATTCAAGACAATCGGAACACTTGCTtgtgcaccaaccagcggaATATTCCACATTGCCAGCCTTCCAGCATGCCAACAAACATATTAGAGCTAGAATTTCCTAGTCGTAACAATAATAATTCATTAGGACTATTTTCAAACATATAAGAGCTAGAATTTCCTAGTCGTAACAATAATAATTCATTAGGACTATTTTCTGCTAAAAGATAACATATTTTACgttcaatgtaggctatactgcgagacatgtaaaaaaaatacaataacaCATTCACATTGCAATCAGGAATTATTTGAACAAAAATGGTAGTCTCATAGACAaaaaaggcttttttttttttgcactgttTGGCTGACAGCCTCTAAAGTAGGCTACCCTACATAGGCATCAGTTCTAGGCTCAATTTCATTTTCTAGGGAAAGTTTTTAGCCTACAGCAGAAATTAGTGCCTGGCTTCATGATGGTTGCTTCCCATCGTGATGTCTGTCAACCATCACGATCGACCATTGGCAcaaccctagtgtgtgtgtgtggcacatagtagtacacatacacgcacacacacatgcacacacacacacacacacactcacactcacacatacacatacatacacaaatataaacaaacacaaacacacacacacacacacatgcacacaaacacatacacagccatgcataaagcctgtgtgtgtgtgtgtttctaggcCAATGATTGACAGCTCGGGGGAGTCGTCTCCGGCTCCCAAGTTCAGGCGCTCAGTCAGTGTTCAGGCCAATAGGAGTCACTCTTAcgtaagtgtgcgtgtgcgtgtttgtgtggcatgtgtggcTATGTTTGAATTCTCAATGTCATGTTACTTTAAGATACATTGTGATGTTTTATGAAAAATAACGtcttgtattttgtgtgtgtgtgtgtgtgctttcgtgtgtgtgtgtgtgtgtgtgtgtgtgtgcgtgcgtgtatgtgtgtgtgtatatgtgtgtgtgtgtgtgctttcgcgtgtgtgtgtgtgtgtgtgtgtgtgtgtgtgtgtgtgtgtgtgcgtgtgtgtgctttcgtgtgtgtgtgtgtgcgtgtgtgtgctttcgtgtgtgtgtgtgtgtgtgcttttgtgtgtgtgtgtgtgtgtgtgtgtgtgtgtgtgtgtgtgtgtgcttttgtgtgtgtgtgtgtgtgcgcttttgtgtgtgtgtgtgtgcttttgtgtgtgtgtgtgtgtgcgcttttgtgtgtgtgtgtgtgtgtgtgtgtgtgtgtgtgtgtgttctccagatGGACTCCATAGATGGTGTGTACTCCAACAGAGTGATCCTCTCAGACATCATGCATGTGCTGCCGCCCCACTCCAAACTCCAGAGGTAAAGAGccgtcagcacagcagcactgactagccttcagcacagcagcactgactagccttcagcacagcagcactgacTAGCCAAACTAATGAAGCTTAGAGAGCTTACAGACACCCTCAACTCTACACAACACCCAGActtgacctgacctgacctgacctgacctgacctgactgGCCtggcttgacttgactttagctAAACTCTTCTCAAGAACACATTGTAACCccaatctctctgtctctggtgtgtgtgtgtgtgtgtgtgtgtgtgtgtgtgtgtgtgtgtgtgtgtgtgtatatatatgtgtgactgtgcatatatatatgtgtgtgtgtgtgtgtgtgtgtatagcagtctctctgtgtctgtagaGATACCCTCTTCTTTTGCTGATGATCTTCACACATCGTCCAATGTGGCATCACTCCCCACAGAGGTTCCTCACATGTTCTCAGAGGTTCCTTCTGGTTCCACTGAGGTTCCCTCAAAGTCAAAAGAAATGGCATCTGTCTTCACTGCAGTTCCGTCTGTTTCTCCAAGCATTCCATCACAATACGCTGAGATGTTCTCTGATGTTCCATGCCAGTCTACTACAGTTCCCTCCCTTTCCAAAGACTTTTCATCCATGTTCTCCGAAGTTCCGCCAGGATTTACAAGTTTTACTTCGCGGTCAGTGGATAGTGTTCCATCACTCTGCACAGATATATCGGCCATGTTCTCAGAGTTCCTGTCTGCAGAGATTCCGCCGATGTTCAGCAAGGTTCCGTCAGCGGCTACTAGTGCTCCATCCGTGTCAGCAGAGATTCCATCAGTGTTCCCTAAAGTTCCGTCTTGTTCTACCAGTGTTCCCTCCGAGTCGGCTGAACTTACATCCGTAGAACAAGCCCTGTCTCTCCTCATGGAACCGGAGACACACAACCCCATAGAGAACCATGCAAAGAGGTActagggtctgtgtgtgtgtgtgtgtgtgtgtgtgtctgtgtgtgtgtgtgtgtgaatcatatGCGTGTGAGATGCCTGTATGTATGTTGAGATGTAAGTATATACAGTGCTGACTGAAAGTATGTGAACCCTTTGAACAGTCTGCAGTCTGTTATTTTATCttgattttcttattttatcaTCACCAGTTTTAAATATGAACTGTCAGGTGTGCATATTTATCAAATGCATGGACTTGTTTAGAGGGAATTGTGTGAGAGAATGCAAAATAATCATGAAACATGGAATTACTGTAGGTACAAAAGTAAGTGAACCCCCAGCTGCATTGGTAAAGTCAAGTAGGTAATTGATCAATGTAAAACATATTTGGGTGCTGAAATAATCAATTAAGCATACTAATCAAACAGACTTCCTTTGGAAAGGGTTTGAGCTATGattaaaagagagaggaaacccACCAAACCACTGTAGTGCAAAGGCATACCCACAGGGATCAACAATGCCAAGGCATACCCATAGGGATCAACAATGCCAAGGCATACCCATATAGATTAACAATGACAAGGCATACCCACAGGGATCATCAATGCCAAGGCATACCCACAGGGATCAACAATGCCAAGAGGAAAGGAGATATCCAAGGACATAAGGAAGAGAGTAACAGCCCATCAGTCTGGGGAAAGACCCTCTCTAAAAGATTCCAGCTCCATGTATTCACTGTAAGACAAATTATTTGCAAATGGAGGGCATTCAACATCATAGCAGCATTTCCTAGAAGTGGATGCCCATCAAAAGTATGACCAAGATGCACCAGAAAGATAATAAACTGTGTAAAAGCCAACCAACACATCACCTCTAGAGAGTTCCAGACCTCGATGGCATTGTATGGAATAAATGTACATGCGTCTACAATCAGATGGAACTGGAACAGACACAACGTTCATGGGGTTCAAGGAAGCCTCTGCTCTCAAGAAAGAATAAATCTGCCCGATTCAACTTTCAGAGGCCTTCTGGAAGACCATTCTCTTGACAGGTGAGTCCAACagggctttcagatataacctccggagtatatgcggaggtttgtcaaatgGAGGttctacccttcggatgattcagatatgatgctaccATGTATCATATACAACGtctttaaacaacaaacaaaatactgacataacagtgaagtggttcgttttttcatggtttatatttccaaaagcatcctctccccatgtgttatattgcatttacgtaaggagagttgggttttcttctttttccttttctctaggcatatttgTTCTCAACAATATCGggctcagcagtgaggtcatgtgaaggctatcaatgaacagaaaaccgaccgtgttggctaacaatttattaaatactcctgttattgtcgtcagcGACGTcgttgtaggctactgccttttcagcgccttctgcttatgatgatttggtcttttgaattcctttggccttgcgatgcagttgtaggctacatcaacgtgtctcttgccgttcccttcacatgttctatcacaatgctgtctgccctcatggacagtagctccgtgatgtctgcatctttccaggtcggagattttctggacagcactatgccactccatcatgacACTGGCATTTATGGCCTTAAGTCAGATTTAAGTGCCCCCACCACATAGatgcacgaaagaaacgtcatcaacacgccctctcaccaGGTGTGAATTTAACCACATGTTctacgcttcgttcagacacagcacattaacatacatgtccggaggaaatactaggaggggagtggtagaacaaccggctaagttTGGACTTTCCATACCGGCTAAGTTCGGACTTTCCATATGATCgtttatgtcgttcagatatacggccccaccgcttaacatccgcagaacctccggtcttacacgtatgtctgaaagcgctacAAAATAGAATGATCTGGTCATAATCCAAATCGCCATGTTTGGAGGAAAGCCAACACTGTATACCAAGAAAAGACCCCCTCTCAACAGTGAAGCATGGCTGTGGAGGTGTGGGGCTGCTTTTCTCGCTCTTGACCTGGACAACTCCATATCATCCAGGAAACCAGGAATTCTCAGGTCTATCAACAAATGAGCTGAACCTCATGTCAGTCAGGGAGGTGAAGCTAGGGAGGAAATAGATTTCACAACAGGACAATGACCTTATACGCATTCAAAcaaattggattggattggcctGTTAATGGGTACAGAATGATTAATCACTGGTTAATGGATACTGGTATGAGACACTGGTTAATGGGCACTGGTATGAGACACTGGTTAATGGGTATATATGAGACACTGGTTAATGGGCACTGGTATGAGACACTGGTTATTGGGTACTGGTTAATGGATACTGAATGAGACAGTGGTTAATGGGTACTAATATGAGACATTGGTTAATGGACACTGGTACGAGACACTGGTTAATGGGTACTGGTTAATGGGCACTGGTTAATGGATACTGGTATGAGACACTGGTTGATGGGTACTGGTTAATGGGTACTGGTTAATGGGCACTAGTATGAGACACTGGTTAATGGGTACAGAAGACGTTTGGTTGTAGTAGTGGTGCAAT encodes the following:
- the si:dkey-18a10.3 gene encoding heat shock factor protein isoform X2, with the translated sequence MKQNSPVPAFLSKLWTLLEEQSTNDLIRWSQDGCSFLVLDEPRFSKEVLPLYFKHSNMTSFVRQLNMYGFHKVVHVDSGLPRDTEHTQSVEFQHPYFQRSQEHLLGLIHRKVSVSRVTEDSGQMSQVLVEVSQVQRWCDSSHLKLVSLCRNNASLGEEVDLLQQKYQHQHQIIRKIIHFITNTVQSSRIKGTKRKLPMIDSSGESSPAPKFRRSVSVQANRSHSYMDSIDGVYSNRVILSDIMHVLPPHSKLQSLSVSVEIPSSFADDLHTSSNVASLPTEVPHMFSEVPSGSTEVPSKSKEMASVFTAVPSVSPSIPSQYAEMFSDVPCQSTTVPSLSKDFSSMFSEVPPGFTSFTSRSVDSVPSLCTDISAMFSEFLSAEIPPMFSKVPSAATSAPSVSAEIPSVFPKVPSCSTSVPSESAELTSVEQALSLLMEPETHNPIENHAKRCEDDPLDLIDSSLAAISCSVAPSDGLDLLSVFLGPVEDAPDHSSTSSQIAERKLGALPREETTHHTRTVSEAVPMAALVGYCGDEDDNDEDVGEGSDILPSLLQLAQEASALSMPISVPHAPCVPTSHAL
- the si:dkey-18a10.3 gene encoding heat shock factor protein isoform X1; protein product: MKQNSPVPAFLSKLWTLLEEQSTNDLIRWSQDGCSFLVLDEPRFSKEVLPLYFKHSNMTSFVRQLNMYGFHKVVHVDSGLPRDTEHTQSVEFQHPYFQRSQEHLLGLIHRKVSVSRVTEDSGQMSQVLVEVSQVQRWCDSSHLKLVSLCRNNASLGEEVDLLQQKYQHQHQIIRKIIHFITNTVQSSRIKGTKRKLPMIDSSGESSPAPKFRRSVSVQANRSHSYMDSIDGVYSNRVILSDIMHVLPPHSKLQSSLSVSVEIPSSFADDLHTSSNVASLPTEVPHMFSEVPSGSTEVPSKSKEMASVFTAVPSVSPSIPSQYAEMFSDVPCQSTTVPSLSKDFSSMFSEVPPGFTSFTSRSVDSVPSLCTDISAMFSEFLSAEIPPMFSKVPSAATSAPSVSAEIPSVFPKVPSCSTSVPSESAELTSVEQALSLLMEPETHNPIENHAKRCEDDPLDLIDSSLAAISCSVAPSDGLDLLSVFLGPVEDAPDHSSTSSQIAERKLGALPREETTHHTRTVSEAVPMAALVGYCGDEDDNDEDVGEGSDILPSLLQLAQEASALSMPISVPHAPCVPTSHAL
- the si:dkey-18a10.3 gene encoding heat shock factor protein 2 isoform X3, producing MKQNSPVPAFLSKLWTLLEEQSTNDLIRWSQDGCSFLVLDEPRFSKEVLPLYFKHSNMTSFVRQLNMYGFHKVVHVDSGLPRDTEHTQSVEFQHPYFQRSQEHLLGLIHRKVSVSRVTEDSGQMSQVLVEVSQVQRWCDSSHLKLVSLCRNNASLGEEVDLLQQKYQHQHQIIRKIIHFITNTVQSSRIKGTKRKLPMIDSSGESSPAPKFRRSVSVQANRSHSYMDSIDGVYSNRVILSDIMHVLPPHSKLQRCEDDPLDLIDSSLAAISCSVAPSDGLDLLSVFLGPVEDAPDHSSTSSQIAERKLGALPREETTHHTRTVSEAVPMAALVGYCGDEDDNDEDVGEGSDILPSLLQLAQEASALSMPISVPHAPCVPTSHAL